From a region of the Candidatus Rhabdochlamydia porcellionis genome:
- a CDS encoding M24 family metallopeptidase, with protein sequence MIGLSEKEIFLKRVARLWEQLESSIEACLIEDPVDLYYLTGLSLSKGALLLTRKKQLLLVDDRYFQSAIEKVVVKVERDQPVAWEEFLVHSLLKKIAFDSEKISYERYLELQKYNKEFIAHPNLLKNVRAIKDAVEIGKITMSAQLLRRGFSHICSLLKVGITEKELSKEFEIFCLQQGADGLAFEPIIAFGKNSAMPHYHSQNVALQSKDIVLIDIGVVVDYYHSDMTRVVFFEEPHLQLSYLYQIVKQAQKAALDLCAPGTTLAELDLATRAIFKKHDLESFFVHSLGHGIGLRTHEFPRISHQGKEAQVILQKNMVVTIEPGLYLPDIGGVRYEDMVLITEEGYRFFYPIDPDE encoded by the coding sequence ATGATTGGTTTAAGTGAAAAGGAAATTTTTTTGAAAAGAGTAGCTAGGTTATGGGAGCAATTAGAGAGTTCTATAGAAGCGTGTTTAATTGAAGATCCCGTAGATCTTTATTACTTGACCGGTTTATCCCTATCTAAAGGGGCTCTTTTGTTGACTCGAAAAAAACAGCTATTACTTGTAGATGATCGATATTTTCAATCAGCTATAGAAAAAGTAGTTGTAAAAGTTGAAAGAGATCAACCTGTTGCCTGGGAAGAATTTCTTGTGCATAGCTTGTTAAAAAAAATAGCCTTTGATTCTGAAAAGATATCTTATGAAAGATATCTTGAATTGCAGAAGTATAATAAGGAGTTTATTGCTCACCCTAATTTACTTAAAAATGTAAGAGCAATTAAAGATGCGGTTGAGATTGGGAAAATTACCATGAGTGCTCAACTCTTAAGACGAGGCTTTTCTCATATTTGTTCTCTTTTAAAAGTAGGGATTACAGAAAAAGAATTGTCTAAAGAATTTGAGATCTTCTGTCTGCAGCAAGGAGCGGATGGTTTGGCTTTTGAACCCATTATTGCTTTTGGTAAAAATAGTGCAATGCCTCATTACCATAGCCAAAATGTTGCTTTGCAATCAAAAGATATCGTTTTAATAGATATTGGAGTAGTTGTTGATTACTATCATTCCGATATGACAAGAGTTGTTTTTTTTGAGGAACCGCACTTGCAGCTTTCTTATTTATATCAGATTGTAAAGCAAGCTCAAAAAGCTGCTTTAGATCTTTGCGCTCCAGGAACCACACTTGCAGAACTTGATTTAGCAACGCGAGCGATATTTAAAAAACATGATTTAGAGTCATTTTTTGTGCATAGTCTAGGTCATGGAATTGGCTTAAGAACTCACGAATTTCCTCGAATTTCTCATCAAGGAAAGGAGGCACAAGTGATTTTGCAAAAGAATATGGTTGTAACAATTGAACCAGGATTGTATCTACCAGATATTGGTGGAGTGCGATATGAAGATA
- the mutL gene encoding DNA mismatch repair endonuclease MutL: protein MKIRTLDEQTINQIAAGEVIENPASVVKELVENAVDAGASQIKVEIFSGGFQSIIVSDNGSGMSQEDALLCFTRHATSKIQKVEDLSYLSTMGFRGEALSSIAAISKVTLTTSYELVGLKLEVEAGRVLSIDPAPRLKGSSIEVRSLFYNVPARKKFQKSVSASSAEITKLMTFLSLAYPEIGLSLWHQDKRVFDFCASENRQEEMLARAKTLLSDDFVEDIHVIAHKQENYEVMGFVASPLRVRVNRSGQYLFVNRRVVVCPSFSYAVRDAFSTRIEKDRHPLFVLHCTMASHLIDVNVHPQKKEIRLKEEKYTKNLIRLAVERALEQRSRNQPSVSMSISSEHQESSFWRKEPFAHVLYDSLPKFKQESFIENTLEVIGLFSHYLFLHPQSTLLKIVEAKKAIAMIGVDLYAAESKILFDEMLKNQEPKGSQTLLLPDTVVFSKAEGEGILCILNELHQLGLKVYPIGEAAFLIEAIPEFMKQDQVRDLILECLQGSKEQGNRKYAAILCRWVRKNKQPFSQDKALRLVKQLLCLPDPLFCPLGKRIISCITQVQIDDWFK, encoded by the coding sequence ATGAAAATCAGAACTTTAGATGAACAAACTATTAATCAGATTGCTGCAGGAGAAGTAATAGAGAATCCAGCATCAGTGGTAAAAGAGTTAGTAGAAAATGCTGTTGATGCTGGAGCATCTCAAATTAAGGTAGAAATCTTTAGTGGAGGGTTTCAAAGCATTATTGTTAGTGATAACGGGTCAGGCATGAGCCAAGAGGATGCTTTACTTTGCTTTACGCGTCATGCTACGTCTAAAATTCAGAAAGTAGAAGATTTATCTTATTTATCTACAATGGGATTTAGGGGAGAGGCACTTTCTTCAATTGCTGCTATTTCTAAAGTTACATTAACTACTTCTTATGAATTAGTGGGGCTTAAACTGGAAGTAGAAGCTGGTAGAGTTTTATCCATAGATCCTGCTCCTAGATTGAAAGGGAGTAGCATAGAGGTGCGTTCTTTGTTTTATAATGTTCCTGCACGCAAAAAATTTCAAAAGAGCGTTTCTGCAAGTAGTGCAGAAATTACCAAATTAATGACCTTTTTGAGTTTAGCTTATCCAGAAATAGGGCTTTCTCTATGGCATCAAGATAAGAGAGTCTTTGATTTTTGTGCTTCTGAAAATAGACAAGAAGAAATGCTTGCTCGTGCTAAAACTCTGCTTAGCGATGATTTTGTAGAGGATATTCATGTAATTGCGCATAAGCAAGAGAACTATGAGGTAATGGGATTTGTGGCTTCTCCCTTAAGAGTGCGTGTAAATCGTTCGGGGCAGTACCTATTTGTCAATCGTCGAGTTGTTGTTTGCCCCAGTTTTAGTTATGCGGTGCGAGACGCTTTTTCTACACGAATTGAAAAAGATCGTCATCCCTTGTTTGTTCTGCATTGTACAATGGCTTCTCATTTAATAGATGTAAATGTCCATCCACAAAAAAAAGAAATTCGTTTAAAAGAGGAAAAATATACGAAAAACTTGATTCGATTAGCTGTGGAAAGGGCATTAGAACAAAGGAGTAGAAACCAGCCTAGTGTATCCATGTCTATTTCGTCTGAGCATCAAGAAAGCTCTTTTTGGAGAAAAGAACCATTTGCACATGTTTTATATGATTCTTTACCCAAATTCAAACAAGAATCATTTATAGAAAATACTCTTGAGGTCATAGGGTTGTTTTCTCATTATCTTTTTTTACATCCCCAATCCACTTTATTGAAAATAGTAGAGGCAAAAAAGGCCATAGCCATGATAGGAGTTGATTTATATGCAGCAGAATCAAAGATTTTATTCGATGAAATGTTGAAAAATCAAGAACCTAAGGGATCTCAAACTTTATTGTTACCTGACACTGTAGTTTTTTCCAAAGCAGAAGGCGAAGGAATATTGTGCATATTAAATGAGTTGCATCAACTAGGTTTGAAGGTTTATCCCATTGGCGAGGCTGCTTTTTTGATAGAGGCTATACCAGAATTTATGAAACAAGATCAAGTAAGAGACCTCATATTAGAGTGTCTGCAAGGTAGCAAAGAGCAGGGAAATAGAAAATATGCAGCTATTTTATGTAGATGGGTTCGTAAAAATAAGCAGCCATTTTCACAAGATAAAGCCTTGAGATTAGTGAAGCAGTTGCTTTGTTTGCCAGACCCTCTTTTTTGCCCTTTAGGAAAAAGAATTATAAGCTGTATTACACAGGTACAAATAGATGATTGGTTTAAGTGA
- a CDS encoding IS630 transposase-related protein — translation MMLTWHIPIFGVTARSIFNWIKRKEQRPLAPNKTRKRRPNKIEGEKLKAYLQENPDSYLKEIAERLL, via the coding sequence ATGATGCTTACATGGCATATTCCTATCTTTGGAGTGACGGCGCGTAGCATATTTAATTGGATCAAGAGAAAAGAACAAAGGCCCTTAGCTCCTAATAAAACAAGAAAAAGACGTCCTAATAAAATTGAAGGAGAAAAGCTAAAAGCGTACCTTCAAGAAAATCCGGATAGCTACTTAAAAGAAATAGCCGAAAGATTACTTTAA
- a CDS encoding transposase: MAVKNRSNILAPFCYTGTCNTQLFNMWLEQILIPELKPGQVVILDNASFHKSKESLEIIKRARCEVLFLPPYSPDLNPIEKFWAHFKKRVKEALT, from the coding sequence ATAGCAGTTAAGAATCGATCAAACATTTTAGCACCCTTTTGTTATACAGGAACATGTAATACCCAGTTGTTTAACATGTGGCTCGAACAAATACTCATCCCTGAGCTAAAACCTGGACAAGTAGTTATTTTGGATAATGCGAGTTTTCATAAGTCCAAAGAGAGTTTAGAAATCATTAAAAGAGCTAGATGCGAAGTATTATTTTTGCCTCCCTATTCTCCTGATTTGAATCCTATCGAAAAGTTTTGGGCACATTTTAAGAAAAGAGTAAAAGAAGCCTTAACCTGA
- a CDS encoding CCA tRNA nucleotidyltransferase, whose amino-acid sequence MRNFALAKQIVQTLVKAGFTTYFAGGWVRDYLMNHPSDDIDIATEAPVDVIQKIFPKTIPVGLAFGIVIVVVEGHQFEVATFRKEKAYVDGRRPTHVESATPEEDALRRDFTINGLFWDPLTKTLYDYVEGQKDLTLGIIRAIGDPHARFLEDRLRMIRAVRYSTRFNFTIEIETDQAIIAHAKSLFPSVAIERVWQEFHKIARFGKLDISFLELYRLGLLTTIFPELQKLKLQELEKKVEPFKRFPKKTPVIAYILELFPNRSLEELLSICEYLKLSRIEKNFTLFLHRTKKMLSMPKDWLSKIELVEWAHFYADPQSHICLQIFGSGLPNRERKIFFDFHQQKQYLLKKAIERIQKKQPLVTSSSLKTAGIAPGKQMGLLLQEAEKISINQQIEDPQEIISQLKKMPFWNHL is encoded by the coding sequence ATGCGTAATTTTGCACTTGCTAAACAAATTGTACAAACCCTTGTAAAAGCTGGATTTACTACCTATTTTGCAGGGGGTTGGGTACGTGATTACTTGATGAATCATCCTTCTGATGATATAGATATTGCAACTGAGGCTCCAGTAGATGTCATCCAAAAGATTTTTCCTAAAACAATCCCAGTTGGATTAGCTTTTGGAATTGTTATTGTGGTTGTTGAAGGACATCAATTTGAAGTAGCTACTTTTCGCAAGGAAAAAGCCTATGTAGATGGAAGACGCCCTACTCATGTTGAGTCCGCTACTCCTGAAGAGGATGCGCTGCGTCGGGATTTTACTATTAATGGTTTGTTTTGGGATCCTCTTACAAAAACGCTATATGATTATGTAGAAGGACAAAAAGATCTCACCTTAGGAATCATTCGTGCTATTGGAGATCCGCATGCTCGTTTTTTAGAAGATCGATTGCGTATGATACGAGCTGTACGCTACTCCACTCGCTTTAATTTCACTATTGAGATAGAAACCGACCAAGCTATTATCGCTCATGCAAAAAGCTTATTTCCTTCTGTTGCTATCGAGCGTGTATGGCAAGAGTTTCATAAAATAGCTCGATTTGGAAAATTAGATATCAGTTTTTTAGAGCTATATAGACTAGGTTTATTAACGACCATTTTTCCAGAGCTTCAAAAGCTAAAACTACAAGAACTAGAAAAAAAAGTAGAGCCTTTTAAAAGATTTCCTAAAAAAACTCCTGTCATTGCTTATATATTAGAGCTATTTCCTAATCGGTCTTTGGAAGAGCTATTATCTATCTGTGAGTATCTCAAATTATCTCGCATAGAAAAGAATTTCACTTTGTTTCTTCACCGTACAAAAAAAATGCTATCTATGCCTAAAGATTGGCTCTCTAAAATAGAACTTGTTGAGTGGGCGCATTTTTATGCAGATCCTCAGTCCCACATTTGTTTGCAGATTTTTGGAAGCGGTTTACCCAATAGAGAAAGAAAAATTTTTTTTGATTTTCATCAGCAAAAACAGTACTTATTGAAAAAAGCTATTGAAAGAATTCAAAAAAAACAACCCCTTGTTACTTCTAGCTCTCTTAAAACAGCAGGAATAGCCCCAGGTAAACAGATGGGCCTTTTATTACAAGAAGCTGAAAAGATCTCTATTAACCAACAGATTGAAGATCCACAAGAAATCATTTCCCAGCTAAAAAAAATGCCTTTTTGGAATCATTTATGA